A segment of the Lelliottia amnigena genome:
GCCTGTGATGGCGGAAGTGGGTTTAAGTATCGCCGTCGCCGATGCGCATCCTCTGCTGATCCCGCGCGCGGACTATGTCACCCGGATCAACGGGGGGCGTGGTGCCGTTCGCGAGGTGTGCGATTTGTTATTGCTGGCGCAGGGCAAGCTTGATGAGGCCAAAGGGCAATCGATATGAGTAAAACCAGACGTTGGGTTATCATTCTGCTTTCACTGGCCGTGTTGGTATTGATTGGCGTAAATCTCGCTGACAATGACGATGCACCAGCAGAAGTGATCGCCACCAGCGATCCGACCTATAAAAGCGATCATAGCGACACGGTGGTTTATAGTCCGGAAGGCGCGCTGAACTATCGCTTGATTGCCCAGCACGTTGAGTATTTTTCCGATGAAGGCATCTCGTGGTTTACTCAGCCGGTCATGACCACGTTTGACACTAATAAGGTGCCGACCTGGTCGATCAAATCTGACAGGGCAAAACTGACAAATGACCGTATGCTTTATCTGTATGGTCACGTCGAAGTGAACGCCCTGACCGCTGACTCACAACTACGCAAAATTACGACGGATAATGCGCAGATCAACCTGGTGACCCAGGATGTGACATCGCAGGATCTGGTGACGTTATACGGCACGACATTTAATTCCAGCGGTTTGAGAATGCGCGGGAACTTACGCAGCAAAAACGCCGAGCTGATTGAAAAGGTTAGAACCTCATATGAAATTCAAAATAAACAAACTCAGCCTTAATTTTGTTATCGCCAGCGCGCTGCTGGCCGCCAGTCTCCCTGCCCTTGCGGTGACAGGAGATACTGAGCAACCTATTCATATCGAATCTGACACGCAGTCACTTGATATGCAGGGGAACGTTGTGACCTTCACGGGCAACGTCGTGATGACGCAGGGCACCATCAAAATCAATGCCGACAAAGTGGTTGTTACCCGTCCTGGTGGTGAACAAGGCAAAGAAATTATTGATGGCTACGGTAATCCCGCAACGTTCTATCAGATGCAGGATAACGGTAAGCCGGTTAAAGGCCACGCCTCGCACATGCACTATGAGCTGGCGAAGGACCTTGTCATTCTGACCGGCAATGCTTATCTGGAGCAGTTGGACAGCAACATCACTGGCGATAAGATCACGTATCTTGTGAAAGAGCAGAAAATGCAGGCTTCCAGCGAGAAAGGTAAGCGCGTGACAACCGTACTGGTTCCGTCCCAGTTGCAGGACAAAGGTAAAACCCAGGCTCCCGCACAGCAAAAGAGTAACTAATTCGTTATGGCAACATTAACTGCAAAAAACCTCGCCAAAGCCTACAAAGGCCGCCGCGTCGTGGAAGATGTCAGTCTGACCGTTAACTCCGGCGAAATTGTTGGCCTGTTGGGTCCTAACGGTGCAGGTAAAACCACCACCTTTTACATGGTGGTCGGCATTGTTCCGCGCGACGCGGGCAACATCATCATTGATGATGAAGACATTAGCCTGCTGCCGCTGCACGCCCGCGCGCGTCGCGGAATTGGCTATCTGCCGCAGGAAGCGTCTATTTTCCGCCGTCTTAGCGTGTTCGACAATCTGATGGCCGTCCTGCAAATCCGTGACGATTTGACCTCTGAGCAGCGTCAGGATCGCGCCAACGAATTGATGGAAGAGTTCCATATTGAACACCTGCGCGACAGCCTCGGCCAGGCACTTTCGGGCGGTGAACGCCGTCGAGTAGAAATTGCCCGCGCACTGGCAGCCAATCCGAAATTTATCCTTTTGGATGAACCGTTTGCCGGCGTCGACCCTATCTCCGTTATCGACATTAAACGTATCATTGAACATCTGCGCGACAGCGGTCTTGGTGTGCTGATTACCGACCACAACGTGCGTGAAACGCTGGCAGTTTGTGAGCGTGCATATATCGTCAGCCAGGGCCATTTGATTGCTCACGGCACGCCACTCGAAATCCTCGAAGATGAACATGTTAAGCGCGTGTACCTTGGGGAAGACTTCAGACTCTGATAGGGTAGAGGTTAAGTCACGCAGGACCGGAGAAAAACGCCCTGAACATGAAGCAAGGTTTGCAATTACGGCTCAGCCAACAGTTGGCGATGACGCCACAGTTACAACAGGCAATCCGTCTGTTGCAACTGTCAACGTTAGAACTTCAGCAGGAACTGCAGCAAGCGCTGGACAGTAATCCACTGCTGGAGCAAACCGATCTTCATGATGAGGTAGATACCCAGGAAAAGCAGGACACCGAAACGCTCGATACGGCAGATGCCCTTGAGCAGAAAGAGATGCCTGACGAGTTACCGCTGGATGCCAGCTGGGATGAAATTTACACCGCTGGAACCCCATCCGGCACGCGCGCTGATTATCAGGATGATGAGCTACCGGTTTATCAGGGTGAAACTACGCAGTCGCTACAGGATTATCTGATGTGGCAGGTGGAGTTGACCCCTTTCACCGAAACCGATCGTGCGATTGCCACGTCCATTGTCGATGCCGTGGATGACACCGGGTATTTAACGGTAACCCTGGACGAGATTCTGGAAAGCATGGGTGATTGCGAAATCGAACTCGACGAGATCGAAGCCGTTCTCAAGCGCATTCAACGCTTTGACCCTGTCGGCGTCGCAGCAAAAGATCTGCGCGACTGCTTGCTGATCCAGCTTTCTCAGTTTGCAAAAGAGACGCCAAGACTCGACGAAGCGCGGCTGATTATCAGCGAACATTTGGATTTGCTGGCGAATCATGATTTCCGCAGTCTGATGCGCGTTACGCGACTCAAAGAAGACGTGCTGAAAGAAGCGGTGAGTCTGATCCAGTCGCTCGATCCCCGTCCGGGCCAATCGATTCAAACCGGCGAACCCGAATATGTGATTCCTGACGTTCTGGTCCGAAAGCACAACGGTCTCTGGACCGTAGAACTCAATTCCGACAGCATTCCCCGCCTGCAAATCAACCAGCAATACGCGTCTATGTGCACCAGTGCGCGGAACGACTCCGACAATCAATATATTCGTAGCAATCTTCAGGAAGCGCGATGGCTGATCAAAAGCCTCGAAAGCCGAAATGATACGCTGCTACGCGTGAGTCGATGCATTGTGGAACAGCAGCAAGGCTTTTTTGAGCAGGGCGAAGAATTTATGAAACCGATGGTCCTGGCAGATATTGCCCAGGCCGTTGAGATGCACGAATCGACCATTTCGCGTGTGACCACGCAGAAGTATCTGCACAGTCCGCGTGGTATTTTTGAGCTTAAGTATTTCTTCTCCAGTCATGTGAATACCGAAGGCGGTGGCGAAGCCTCGTCGACGGCCATTCGTGCTCTGGTGAAGAAGTTGATCGCCGCGGAAAACCCCGCGAAGCCACTGAGTGACAGTAAGTTAACCACCCTGCTGTCCGATCAGGGTATCATGGTGGCACGTCGTACTGTTGCGAAGTATCGAGAGTCTTTATCCATTCCGCCGTCTAACCAGCGTAAACAACTGGTTTGACACAACCGATAAGGAAGACACTATGCAGCTCAACATCACAGGACACAATGTCGAAATCACTGAGGCTTTACGCGATTTTTTAAACACTAAATTCGCGAAGCTGGAGCAGTATTTCGAGAGGATTAATCAGGTCTACATTGTGTTGAAAGTGGAGAAAGTGACTCATATCTCGGACGCAACCCTGCACATAAATGGGGGCGAAATCCATGCCAGTGCGGAAGGGCAAGACATGTACGCGGCTATCGACGGCTTGATTGACAAGCTTGCGCGACAGCTTAATAAACATAAAGATAAACTGAAACAACACTGATTGTCCGAGCAGTTAACGGGTGCAGGGCGGCCTGTTGTAAAACACAACAGGCCATATGTACAGTTAGCGCTTAGGTGAAATTATGATGAACAACGATTCCGGTCTTCAATTAAGTCATGTCCTTAACCAGGAATGTACCCGCAGTGGCGTTCACTGCCAGAGCAAAAAACGCGCTCTGGAAATCATCAGTGAACTGGCCGCAAAACAGTTAAGCCTGCCACCTCAGGTGGTGTTTGAGGCCATCCTGACCCGTGAAAAAATGGGCAGTACCGGTATCGGCAATGGTATTGCCATTCCGCATGGCAAGCTGGAGGAGGACACACTGCGCGCCGTTGGCGTGTTTGTCCAACTGGAAACGCCAATCGCATTTGACGCGATTGATAACCAGCCCGTCGATCTGCTTTTCGCGCTGCTGGTGCCTGCTGACCAGACCAAAACCCATTTGCACACGCTCTCGCTAGTGGCCAAGCGTCTGGCAGATAAAACAATTTGCCGCCGTCTGCGCGCAGCCCAAAGTGATGAAGAACTGTATCAAATTATCACCGAAGTGGAAGGCAATCAGGATGATGCGTAACCATAAGATGGCCTCCACATCTGCAGGCGCGAGGAGAAACGGAACATGGTGCTGATGATCGTCAGCGGTCGTTCGGGCTCGGGGAAATCCGTGGCCCTTCGGGCGCTCGAAGATATGGGTTTTTACTGCGTCGATAACCTTCCGGTCGTACTGTTACCAGAACTGGCGCGTACGCTGGCTGACAGACAAATTTCTGCGGCCGTCAGCATCGACGTCCGTAATATGCCGGAATCGCCGGAAGTCTTTGAGCAGGCGATGAGCAGCCTGCCAGAAACCTTCACTCCGCAATTGCTGTTCCTGGATGCCGATCGCAACACGCTGATTCGTCGCTACAGTGATACCCGACGTTTGCATCCGCTTTCCAGCAAAAATCTCTCTCTCGAGAGCGCTATCGACGAAGAGAGTGATTTACTGGAGCCGCTGCGTTCCCGTGCCGATCTGATTGTCGACACCTCCGAGATGTCGGTTCACGAACTGGCCGAGATGCTGCGCACCCGCTTGCTGGGTAAACGTGAGCGTGAACTCACCATGGTGTTCGAATCGTTTGGCTTCAAACATGGGATCCCTATCGATGCGGATTATGTGTTTGACGTACGCTTCCTGCCCAACCCGCACTGGGACCCTAAACTGCGTCCAATGACCGGTCTGGATAAGCCTGTTGCAGCATTCCTCGACAGACACACAGAAGTTCACAATTTTATATACCAGACGCGTAGCTACCTTGAGCTATGGTTACCTATGCTGGAAACCAACAACCGCAGCTACCTGACCGTAGCCATTGGTTGTACCGGCGGGAAACATCGTTCGGTGTATATTGCTGAACAGCTGGCCGACTATTTCCGCTCACGCGGTAAAAACGTACAGTCTCGTCATCGCACGCTGGAAAAACGCAAAACATGACCGTAAAACATACCGTTGAGATCACCAATAAGCTGGGCATGCACGCCCGTCCAGCGATGAAATTGTTTGAATTGATGCAGGGTTTTGACGCTGAAGTGTTGTTGCGTAACGACGAAGGCACCGAAGCTGAAGCCAACAGCGTTATCGCGCTGCTCATGCTCGATTCCGCCAAAGGTCGACAGATTGAAGTCGAAGCCACCGGCCCGCAAGAAGTTGAGGCGCTCGAAGCGGTGGTTGCCCTGTTTAACTCAGGCTTTGACGAGGACTGATTAAGCGGTTTGCCCTTCGCCCCTTTGCACGAGTTCAAGGGGCTTGAGTCTCACTCAGTACAGTTTATTCCCGGTCATAAACCCTTCCCCACCTAACTGACGCATCTGGCGCATAATCCACGCCTGGCGGTTGCGGACGTATCCCGATGGCGCATTCGCTTTATAGATGATGGGGTTCGGCAAAACGGCGGCCAGCAGCGCCGCCTCTGACTGGCTCAGGCGGCTGGCGGGCTTGTTGAAATAGCGTTGTGCAGCGGCCTCAACACCAAATACCCCATCGCCAAACTCGGCGATATTCAGGTACACCGTCAGAATGCGTTTTTTACTCCAGACCGTTTCCATTCCGACCGTCAACCCGGCCTCCAGCCCTTTTCGTACCCAGCTTCGACCATCCCACAAAAACAGATTTTTCGCCGTCTGCTGTGAAAGTGTTGATGCGCCGCGTACGCGTTTTTCATTGCGCTCATTGTGGGCCAGCGCCTTCTCGATGGCGGAAACGTCAAACCCCCAGTGTTCCGGGAACTTCTGATCTTCCGCCGCAATCACCGCCAGTCCCATCCATGGCGAAATCTCGTCCATGCTCACCCAGTCGGAATGTGCCACATAACTGAAATGGCCGGTTAGCCATGCGCTGATTTGACGCTCCAGCATCACCGCCGAAAAGGGCACGGGCATAATGCTAAATAACGCGATGCCGCCGCCCCAGAAAACGGCCAGCGCCAGCACCACGCGAATGAAGATTCGCTTCGCCCATGCGACGGGAGAACGTTTTTGACTCACTGGGTCAGAACCAACACGCGGTCAACCAGCTTATCAATACCGGTTGCGGCTTCTGCGATGTTTTGCGCCACCATGTAAGCTGGCGTGGTAACGATCTTATTGTCTTCGTCGACAACGATATCGTCGACCGGGCAAGGGACATGTTCACCGCCCATCTCTTCGATCGCTTCCGCCGTGTCAATATCGGTACCAATGGTCAAACGTAACGGGAAATCAAAAATCTTTGGCAGCATAGCGGGCGCGATACACATAAAGCCCAGTGGTTTTCCCAGAGCATGCATGCGCTGAGCCAACGCTTGCAACGCGCTATCGACGTGGCATTCACTCCCCTGGCTGGCAAAAGTGCTCAAATTTTTTGCCGCGCCAAACCCACCGGGAACGATCAGCGCGTCCAGTTCATCAGCATTTGCCTGCGCCAAAGGCAAGATATTGCCTCGCGCAATACGGGCAGCTTCAATGAGCACATTACGCGTTTCAGACATCGGTTCACCAGACAGATGGTTAATCACATCCACCTGATTTTTATCCGGCGCAAAGCAAACGGCTTCTGCGCCCTGTTTTGCCAGCGCAAGCAGCGTCAGAACGGATTCATGGATCTCCGCACCGTCGTAAACGCCGCACCCACTTAGCACTACACCCACTTTTTTCATCTTGCTGCTCCTTCTCTGCAACCGTCTGAAGCATATTAAAAATTCTGATTAAAACGCTATGCTTCACACATTTCACTGATTCATGTAACAAATCATTTAAGATTTGCTATCTTAACTGCGTGCGGCCTAATTCTTAAGGCAGCGTCCATGCGAAAACAACACAAAAAATCAGGCGCGGCCACGATTTCCCTGGTGTTGGCGCAGTATTTCGCGCACCCCGGTTTATCCGGGGTCATTTTTTTGTACTTTCCACCCACGCTTTCAGCACGGCAACATCGTTTTGCCATTCCTGCTTCATCTCTTCAACCCATTCACCCACGTTATCTGACCATGCGGGTAAATCGGGAGACTGGATCTGCTGACCCAACTGCTGCAAATGACGCAAGCCAATCGACCCGGCGGCACCTTTAATCTTGTGACCTTCTTCGACGATACCCTTCTGATCGCGAGCCGTCAGGTTGGATTCCAGCACGCTTAAATATCCTGGCATCATTTTTTCGAATACAGCCAGGCCATCGGTAATCAGCTTCGGTCCAACCAACTCGATATACTGTTCAAGCATGGCGATATCCAGAATCGTTTGTGCTTTTTCGCTATCAACGGACGTCATGGTGCTCTCCTCTTCATCACAGGTATCCCAGAATTTCTTGATCATGGCAGTCAGGGCGGGCACCGCCAGCGGCTTGCTGAGCACATCGTCCATACCGGCATCGAGGTACTCTTTTTTGTCCTTCAGCACGTTCGCCGTCAGCGCGACCAGCGGCGGAAGTTCATCACGAGCATAACGTTGCGTCAGCTCGCGAGAGATATCCAGCCCGGTCATGTCCGGAAGCTGGATATCCAGCAGCACAAGATCATATTCGCCGGGGGTAAACATCTCCAGCGCGGCGGTGCCGGTCATGGCCACATCGACGCTATTACCGAGTTTTTCCAGTACCGAACGGGCGACAATCACGTTCAACTCAATATCTTCAACCAACAGCACATGCAGCGCCGGTAATGGCAGTTCGTCATTTTCGAAGGTGTCTTCCACTTCTTCCGCTACCGCCGGGGCATGGACAGTCAGCGTAAACGTTGAGCCTTTACCCTGCTGGCTTGAAACCGTGATATCCCCCCCCATGCTTTTTGCCAGGCGGCGGGATACGGCCAGGCCAATCCCGGTTCCGGTGGCGGGTTTCCCGCCGTTGCTGTCTTTCACCTGATAATACATGGCGAAAATCTTGTCGTGCTCATCCTGCGGAATACCGATACCGGAATCTTGCACTTCAAAGTGCAGCATATCGCCCTGGTCAAAACGGATGCGAACCACCACTTCACCCTGCTGGGTAAATTTCACGGCGTTGCTGATAAGATTCCACAGGATCTGACGCAGCCGCGTCCCGTCAGTCACCACTTTATGCGGCAACGGCAATGTTGGCTCAAGCACAAAACGCAGCCCTTTTTGCTGGGCCTGTAAGCCAGAAAGATTTTCAAGATCGGCCAGGAAACCGGTGAAGTCTACCGGCTGGTTATCCAGTTGGACTTTGCGGCGCTCCATCTTATCCATGTCGATAATATCATTGAAAATATTACCCAGCGTCACCGCTGAAACATGAATGGTTTTGAGGTATTTCTCCTGTTCGCTGGTTAGTTCGGTATCCAGCAAAATACGGCTGAGACCCACGATGCCATTCAGCGGCGTACGCAACTCATGGCTGATGGTGGAGATAAAGGTGGTTTTGTCGCGGCTGGCACGCTCAAGCGCATCCTGATAGCGCTTACGCTCGGTAATATCGCGGCCAAAGCCCATCAGTCCGTGACGTTTACCGACGCGATCGTAATACGGCACTTTGCGGATTTCAAAACAGGCTTTGCGCCCATCCGGATAATCCAGCCACTGTTCGTAGGTCAACGAGACATTGTGACGGAAAACTTTCTCATCGGTTTCAATCACTTTGACCGCGGCTTCTTCTGAGTAAACGTCCTGCGGTTTAAGGTGTATCAGCTGCTTTTCGCTTTTTCCCGTCAACAACTCCATGGCCCGGTTGCAGCCGGAAAATTCTTTATCTTCATTGCGATAGAAAACGAGATCGGGTGAGGCATCAAGGAAAGAACGCAGGAATGAGGATTGCTGTTCGAGCTGAATTTGCGTCACTTCGCGCTCTTTCATCTCGATTTTCAGTTGCTCAAGCGTGGCCTGACGTTCCGCTTCCGCCTTCTCACGATCTGAAATCTCCTGGTTCAACTGCGCAATGTTGTCCTTCAACTGCACGTTGAGTTTGAGATCGCGATCGCGCATCTCCTCCAGCTTTTGCACCAGCCGGGAAAGACGCTGGCGTGACTCCTCCAGCTGCTCCACCACCACCGAGAGAAAATAGACAGCCCACGGCGTGATCAACAAACCAAAGAAGATTGAGCGGATAACGTCAATGCTCTCAACCTGACCGTGCAGCACCATGGTCACGGCCATCTGTACCACAATCGCCAGCACCACCAGTGCCAGCGCCAACAGTAGGGAGAAACGCACCAAGCCGAGCTTCATCATCAGATCGACGTAATACTGCGCCAGCATACGAATTTGCTTCATAGGGGATCCCTTCACAACATCATCGCTCAATCATACTCAAATTTGAGGCAAGACGTTGAAGGTTGTGTGAAAAAGTTCGGAGTGAAGCGGGTGGTGAGACTCACTCCCGGCGATGCGGGAGTGAGTCAGGTCATCAGGAGCGTCTGAGGAGCAACCAAAGGCTTATCAGGAGGAACGAAGCGCTTGGCAACAGCGCACCAATCAGCGGAGGAATGCCGTATACCAACGTCAACGGACCAAAGATCTGATCCAGCACGTAAAAGACGAAACCGAAGCTGATCCCCGTCACCACGCGCACGCCCATTGCCACGCTACGCAGCGGCCCGAAGATAAACGACAGGGCCATTAGCATCATCACCGCAACCGACATCGGCTGGAAAATTTTGCTCCACATGTTGAGCTGATAACGCCCTGCATCCTGGCCGCTCGACTTCAGATACTTCACGTAGTTATGTAAGCCGCTGATCGATAACGCATCGGGATCCAACGCCACTACACCCAGTTTGTCTGGGGTCAGGTTGGTCTTCCAGGTGCCTGATACCGTCTGAGAACCGGTGATTTGCTTAGGATCTTGCAGGTTAGATTCATCCACCTGCGACAAACGCCACACCCTTTTTGCAGAATCAAATTTTGCCGTCGCCGCATACCGGACGGACTGCAAACGACGATTATCATTGAAGGCGTAAATACTCACGCCGCCCAGTTCATCTTCGCCCTTCACGCGTTCGATATAGACAAAATTATTGCCGTCTTTTGCCCACAAGCCCTGCTGCGTGGACATCAGCGAGCCGCCGTACATGGCTTGCGCGCGGTAATTACGCGCCGTCTGCTCGCCCTGCGGTGCCACCCACTCGCCAATCGCCATGGTCAGTAACACCAGCGGAATCGCCGTTTTCATAACCGACAGCGCCACTTGCATACGGGTGAAACCCGACGCCTGCATCACCACCAACTCACTGCGCTGCGCCAGCATCCCCAGACCTAACAATGCGCCAAGCAGCGCGGCCATGGGGAAGAAAATCTGCACATCTTTCGGGATGCTCAGAAGGGTATACATCCCCGCACCCAGTGCGTCGTAACTGCCTTGCCCGGCCTTTTTCAACTGGTCAACAAACTTGATGATGCCGGAGAGCGACACCAGCATGAATAACGTCATCATGATGGTGGTGAAAATAGTTTTACCGATATAGCGGTCAAGAACGCCAAACGCCTGCATTACACCGCTCCTTTACGCATTAAACGGGAACGCATGCGACGCATCGGCACGGTATCCCACAGGTTCAATACTACCGCCAGTAGCAGGTAAAGACCGTTGACTGCCCATGTCCAAATCATGGGATCGATCTTACCCTTTCCACCGTTAGACTTGATGGACGTTTGCAGCAGGAAGAACACCAGATAGAGGAGCATGGCGGGTAACATTGACAGTACGCGGCCCTGACGCGGATTGACCACGCTCAGCGGCA
Coding sequences within it:
- the lptC gene encoding lipopolysaccharide export system protein LptC; its protein translation is MSKTRRWVIILLSLAVLVLIGVNLADNDDAPAEVIATSDPTYKSDHSDTVVYSPEGALNYRLIAQHVEYFSDEGISWFTQPVMTTFDTNKVPTWSIKSDRAKLTNDRMLYLYGHVEVNALTADSQLRKITTDNAQINLVTQDVTSQDLVTLYGTTFNSSGLRMRGNLRSKNAELIEKVRTSYEIQNKQTQP
- the lptA gene encoding lipopolysaccharide export system protein lptA, which encodes MKFKINKLSLNFVIASALLAASLPALAVTGDTEQPIHIESDTQSLDMQGNVVTFTGNVVMTQGTIKINADKVVVTRPGGEQGKEIIDGYGNPATFYQMQDNGKPVKGHASHMHYELAKDLVILTGNAYLEQLDSNITGDKITYLVKEQKMQASSEKGKRVTTVLVPSQLQDKGKTQAPAQQKSN
- the lptB_2 gene encoding ABC transporter ATP-binding protein, whose product is MATLTAKNLAKAYKGRRVVEDVSLTVNSGEIVGLLGPNGAGKTTTFYMVVGIVPRDAGNIIIDDEDISLLPLHARARRGIGYLPQEASIFRRLSVFDNLMAVLQIRDDLTSEQRQDRANELMEEFHIEHLRDSLGQALSGGERRRVEIARALAANPKFILLDEPFAGVDPISVIDIKRIIEHLRDSGLGVLITDHNVRETLAVCERAYIVSQGHLIAHGTPLEILEDEHVKRVYLGEDFRL
- a CDS encoding RNA polymerase sigma-54 factor RpoN; its protein translation is MKQGLQLRLSQQLAMTPQLQQAIRLLQLSTLELQQELQQALDSNPLLEQTDLHDEVDTQEKQDTETLDTADALEQKEMPDELPLDASWDEIYTAGTPSGTRADYQDDELPVYQGETTQSLQDYLMWQVELTPFTETDRAIATSIVDAVDDTGYLTVTLDEILESMGDCEIELDEIEAVLKRIQRFDPVGVAAKDLRDCLLIQLSQFAKETPRLDEARLIISEHLDLLANHDFRSLMRVTRLKEDVLKEAVSLIQSLDPRPGQSIQTGEPEYVIPDVLVRKHNGLWTVELNSDSIPRLQINQQYASMCTSARNDSDNQYIRSNLQEARWLIKSLESRNDTLLRVSRCIVEQQQGFFEQGEEFMKPMVLADIAQAVEMHESTISRVTTQKYLHSPRGIFELKYFFSSHVNTEGGGEASSTAIRALVKKLIAAENPAKPLSDSKLTTLLSDQGIMVARRTVAKYRESLSIPPSNQRKQLV
- the yhbH gene encoding sigma(54) modulation protein, whose translation is MQLNITGHNVEITEALRDFLNTKFAKLEQYFERINQVYIVLKVEKVTHISDATLHINGGEIHASAEGQDMYAAIDGLIDKLARQLNKHKDKLKQH
- the ptsN gene encoding PTS transporter subunit IIA-like nitrogen-regulatory protein PtsN, with translation MMNNDSGLQLSHVLNQECTRSGVHCQSKKRALEIISELAAKQLSLPPQVVFEAILTREKMGSTGIGNGIAIPHGKLEEDTLRAVGVFVQLETPIAFDAIDNQPVDLLFALLVPADQTKTHLHTLSLVAKRLADKTICRRLRAAQSDEELYQIITEVEGNQDDA
- the yhbJ gene encoding glmZ(sRNA)-inactivating NTPase, translating into MVLMIVSGRSGSGKSVALRALEDMGFYCVDNLPVVLLPELARTLADRQISAAVSIDVRNMPESPEVFEQAMSSLPETFTPQLLFLDADRNTLIRRYSDTRRLHPLSSKNLSLESAIDEESDLLEPLRSRADLIVDTSEMSVHELAEMLRTRLLGKRERELTMVFESFGFKHGIPIDADYVFDVRFLPNPHWDPKLRPMTGLDKPVAAFLDRHTEVHNFIYQTRSYLELWLPMLETNNRSYLTVAIGCTGGKHRSVYIAEQLADYFRSRGKNVQSRHRTLEKRKT
- the ptsO gene encoding phosphohistidinoprotein-hexose phosphotransferase component of N-regulated PTS system (Npr), with protein sequence MTVKHTVEITNKLGMHARPAMKLFELMQGFDAEVLLRNDEGTEAEANSVIALLMLDSAKGRQIEVEATGPQEVEALEAVVALFNSGFDED
- the mtgA gene encoding monofunctional biosynthetic peptidoglycan transglycosylase; this translates as MSQKRSPVAWAKRIFIRVVLALAVFWGGGIALFSIMPVPFSAVMLERQISAWLTGHFSYVAHSDWVSMDEISPWMGLAVIAAEDQKFPEHWGFDVSAIEKALAHNERNEKRVRGASTLSQQTAKNLFLWDGRSWVRKGLEAGLTVGMETVWSKKRILTVYLNIAEFGDGVFGVEAAAQRYFNKPASRLSQSEAALLAAVLPNPIIYKANAPSGYVRNRQAWIMRQMRQLGGEGFMTGNKLY
- the elbB gene encoding isoprenoid biosynthesis protein with amidotransferase-like domain → MKKVGVVLSGCGVYDGAEIHESVLTLLALAKQGAEAVCFAPDKNQVDVINHLSGEPMSETRNVLIEAARIARGNILPLAQANADELDALIVPGGFGAAKNLSTFASQGSECHVDSALQALAQRMHALGKPLGFMCIAPAMLPKIFDFPLRLTIGTDIDTAEAIEEMGGEHVPCPVDDIVVDEDNKIVTTPAYMVAQNIAEAATGIDKLVDRVLVLTQ
- the arcB_2 gene encoding Aerobic respiration control sensor protein ArcB, translated to MKQIRMLAQYYVDLMMKLGLVRFSLLLALALVVLAIVVQMAVTMVLHGQVESIDVIRSIFFGLLITPWAVYFLSVVVEQLEESRQRLSRLVQKLEEMRDRDLKLNVQLKDNIAQLNQEISDREKAEAERQATLEQLKIEMKEREVTQIQLEQQSSFLRSFLDASPDLVFYRNEDKEFSGCNRAMELLTGKSEKQLIHLKPQDVYSEEAAVKVIETDEKVFRHNVSLTYEQWLDYPDGRKACFEIRKVPYYDRVGKRHGLMGFGRDITERKRYQDALERASRDKTTFISTISHELRTPLNGIVGLSRILLDTELTSEQEKYLKTIHVSAVTLGNIFNDIIDMDKMERRKVQLDNQPVDFTGFLADLENLSGLQAQQKGLRFVLEPTLPLPHKVVTDGTRLRQILWNLISNAVKFTQQGEVVVRIRFDQGDMLHFEVQDSGIGIPQDEHDKIFAMYYQVKDSNGGKPATGTGIGLAVSRRLAKSMGGDITVSSQQGKGSTFTLTVHAPAVAEEVEDTFENDELPLPALHVLLVEDIELNVIVARSVLEKLGNSVDVAMTGTAALEMFTPGEYDLVLLDIQLPDMTGLDISRELTQRYARDELPPLVALTANVLKDKKEYLDAGMDDVLSKPLAVPALTAMIKKFWDTCDEEESTMTSVDSEKAQTILDIAMLEQYIELVGPKLITDGLAVFEKMMPGYLSVLESNLTARDQKGIVEEGHKIKGAAGSIGLRHLQQLGQQIQSPDLPAWSDNVGEWVEEMKQEWQNDVAVLKAWVESTKK
- the lptG gene encoding YjgP/YjgQ family permease; this encodes MQAFGVLDRYIGKTIFTTIMMTLFMLVSLSGIIKFVDQLKKAGQGSYDALGAGMYTLLSIPKDVQIFFPMAALLGALLGLGMLAQRSELVVMQASGFTRMQVALSVMKTAIPLVLLTMAIGEWVAPQGEQTARNYRAQAMYGGSLMSTQQGLWAKDGNNFVYIERVKGEDELGGVSIYAFNDNRRLQSVRYAATAKFDSAKRVWRLSQVDESNLQDPKQITGSQTVSGTWKTNLTPDKLGVVALDPDALSISGLHNYVKYLKSSGQDAGRYQLNMWSKIFQPMSVAVMMLMALSFIFGPLRSVAMGVRVVTGISFGFVFYVLDQIFGPLTLVYGIPPLIGALLPSASFLLISLWLLLRRS